A segment of the Plectropomus leopardus isolate mb unplaced genomic scaffold, YSFRI_Pleo_2.0 unplaced_scaffold27676, whole genome shotgun sequence genome:
ttcccaaaaataaataaaaacatttacatttgccaaaaattttaaatggaaaaatctttaaaaatgcataaataaataaatttaaaaaaaaattgtgttgttttgtttttttgttttaaagagctttctttaaaaatcaccaaaaactttcacagaaaaaaaaaaagaataggccaacgttttgctttttttccagaaaatgtACAGTCTTAAAAATTGCCCgaaagtccttgaaaagtccttgaaatgaattggtaaaactgtgtgtgaacGCTGTACCTGCGGCAGGCTGTGAGTCAGGCCAAAAGAAGGATCGAGGACCTGATCGTGGCCGAGCAGGCGGAGAGAACCATCACAGACCAGTTCATCGGGAAGCTGTCGCAGGCCGACATGGACCAGCTGAAGGCACTGCAGCGGAAACTGACGGTCAGCATCCGTCTGGACCGAGGACCGGAGGACCAGGAGCCCAAAATCCACCTGGAGGGTCTGACCCGGGACGTCTTCACGGCCGAGTCTGCCGTCAGGTCAGAAAAGACGAGTCCCGGCTCCGGTCTCACGGCACCGCGCGTCCGAATGTTCCTTGAAGtgtgatttttctttcctccGTCAGGGACATCATCCGGAGGGTGGAGCGCTCGGAGAACCTGAAGAGCAGAGCGCTGCTGCTGAGCGGGCTGGTGGAGTGGCACTTCGAGCAGGGCAGCGGCGTGACGGTGCCCTTCGACATTTACACCAACCTCGCCCTGGAGGAGGCGCTGGAGAAAAAAGAGCGAAGCGTGAAGATCAAGATCAACAACGAGACGTACCTTGCAGACTTAACGCTTCGAAAGGCGGTGTCGGCGAACGGGAGAAAACAGATGGAGCTGCTGAGGAAGGAGGTGAAAGGTGAGCGAGCGTTTTTAGCGTCCTGCGGAGAGATCACATGATCTCAGCGGCGGGAAAAAACAGAGCGGAAACGAGTGAATTCTGAgtgtttggagtttttttgttttttgttgttggaatCGTTCTCCGAAAGGTTAAAGGTGACGGGAAAATTAGCTTTCagaaaggggagaaaagaattcccaaaaaagaaatgtgtaaatattacggttatatgtttaaaataaggTGACAGAAAAGATTTCTGTTTATTAACCGTGTTTAtgattatatttcttttttattctattttagcGTTTTTCAGGTCATCCTCCGTTTTTGACAAATTCCAGCTCTCCTGCTTTTCATCTTTCGCCTCTcgtttcttgttaagttgctcattgatcTCTTTCCGTGTTTTTAAGAGcagtttgctgaggttttaaagggttaacccttcAGACCCTGGATCATATCACCagctgtttgatttctttcaacaaaaaGCAGCGACCAACTTAGCAACAAAAGATTTgagtaaaaagtgacagaaagagaaaagaaaatattttaaaaacaaaggaaaagaaaatgaccagaaaaatcAGGAAATTTATCCCAAAACTTCGATTTATAAGATGAttatatttacagtttacagttaagtttcagaaaaaaaggtcgttttcttgtcacttcttttcttcactgtttttttacGAATCGTTGTGCAGTTTCGGGGCTCGTTGCCTCCTCtcagtctttttaaattaaacccGTCTGCtgagcttttaaagggttaaataagatGCAGCTTGTGTAAACGGCGTCTGACCTGTGACGATGGCTGTCCGCTCTGATGTCAGATGACGCCGCGCTGCCGTCACACTGGGACGACATGTCGGGCGACCTCCTCAGACTGTTCCCTCTGACGGCGGGATCCAAGGAGCACGGCGACGTGACGGCGGCGCTGACGCAGACCGGCCTCGCCGCGAACATCATCAGCGTAAGTCCAGTTTCTGACCGTCATCACGGCATTTTTTATTCGGGGTCAACAGATTTTCGGGCAGATTTTTGCCCGATTATCTgttaaaagaatgaatgaagagagaagagagtCTGCAGTGAACgatgtatttattcttttttcacttaaatcttcactttattaaaaaagctGCCGTGAACTCGCCGTGTTTGATGTTGAACGTTTTAGTTTGAATTATTtcctaaaagcatttaaagtttgttatattccaaattctaaatttagACACAAATATTTTCACTCTTTCGTAAAAGCGGATCAgatccaaatatcggttatcggtctcgTTAAGTACGAATAAtctgtatcggccctgaaaaacgaATTTTCTACATTAACAGTTTAATGAGCGAACAGAAGACTGACGTCGAACCGTCGGAGGTGGACGAGCCGTGAGACGTGATTTACGTGACGCTGAAGATGGACAGAATCTGTGATAAAATGCTGATCGTTCGTTCTGTGGTGTCCTCTGGGGACTCTCGTCTTTACGTCTCTGCGTTTACTGAAGacgacaaaaacaaactttaaacaaaatttatgaaaatctttgaaataataaatgtgatGATACATTTGCTAATATTTTAAACTCCCAACTCagtgctgtctctctgtctctgtgtctccctctgtctgtctctcagtgtctctgtctctgtctgtctgtctctgtctctccttatCTCACTGCCTCATTTACATACGTTCAGTCCTAATCGTCCACATTTGTTTGTCCACAGAAACTGTCTCTCTGTAGGATTATAAACTTCGAAATGTTTCCGTTTTTCCAAACCCTCCCTAACACGCCTTCGTGTCCGTGGATTAAAATAATGGcggctgcaacagaaatgaggctgctgatgttttgaacatccgtcgccatggttactgggatgttaccACCAGAGGAGCAGTCACATGACGTCGCTCAGTGGAAACACGATCGGATcgttattgtgttttattcatttttccaaaatatcgCTTCAGTTTggtgcaaatctgtgatggaaactcGCCGTCTGTCGTCCACGTTAAGTCTCGCTCGTTTGTCTCACTCTCGTTGAACTGACTCACCGTCTGTCGTCCACGTTCGCTCTCCCCGTCTCTGCTGTCCACATTTTCTGTCCCTCGCTCCGCAGGAAACACCGACCTgaacatcacaaacaaacaaagacgaGATTTTCATCACATTGATGAGTAcgtgatgtcacttcctgcagATTGAACGAGTCCAAAACACGACGCTGTGGCAGAACTACCAGCTGATGAAGAAACATCTGGAGGTGAAgaacaaacacaccaacaacGAGAGGACGCTGTTCCACGGCACCGGCGCCGACGCCGTCGACCTCATCAACAAACAAGGCTTCAACCGCAGCTACGCAGGAGCACACGGTAAccaaaaatcatttgttttgaataaaacgtctttttttttgggtaatattcagcatttttgaagaaaagttttttttgtcaatttctgaagaaaacttttgcctttttttaaaatttctttgaaaatatttcatgatctttaaagaaaacattttggtgatttttcattaaaattttttgattttttttttaaatttcttgtgatttttttgtagaatACTAGAATatattttgtagatttttttgggaaaaaacaaaaaaaaaaaatgtttccctttCAAAAATTCCCGGCGGCTGTAAAAACGTTTTGGcaaatttttggctttttttttttttttacctggaaaAATTTTGGCCAACAGGTTT
Coding sequences within it:
- the LOC121937859 gene encoding protein mono-ADP-ribosyltransferase PARP14-like, giving the protein MVEAVVDFVRKKHPQFVRSVKILIFQTVMIQEFHKSMKRREGEELVEKSVLTRFKDSVTSFFLGLGEERPGAVDLVLEGEEFEPTVFQLCADNKKAVSQAKRRIEDLIVAEQAERTITDQFIGKLSQADMDQLKALQRKLTVSIRLDRGPEDQEPKIHLEGLTRDVFTAESAVRDIIRRVERSENLKSRALLLSGLVEWHFEQGSGVTVPFDIYTNLALEEALEKKERSVKIKINNETYLADLTLRKAVSANGRKQMELLRKEVKDDAALPSHWDDMSGDLLRLFPLTAGSKEHGDVTAALTQTGLAANIISIERVQNTTLWQNYQLMKKHLEVKNKHTNNERTLFHGTGADAVDLINKQGFNRSYAGAHGAMYGNGSYFAVDPVYSAQGYAKPDARGQKHMYLARVLVGDFAQGRAGLITPPSKNSGNAADLYDSVADRKNNPSMFVVFNDIQAYPEYLITFR